The stretch of DNA ATACATGATCCTCTGTACAAATGGGCCTTGTCCCCCTTAAAGGCTTTGCAAAGACAGAAGGTACCTCGTACCCTTGTAATTTAAACTGTAAATGTACAATGCAATGCATGTGGTTGCAGCCTCTGCAAAAGGGTTATAGTGTGGACTTAATTACGGATTCTTGAATGTAGAGAAGGCCAGAATGCAAATTTGCCTGTTGTTTAAATAGATGCCATTCTGATGCTTTTTCTTTGAGACTTTTTGACGCAAATAATTTGAAGTTTGTGTTTAACTTCATTGTCATGTTCCAGACGAGATTACAAGTCAGTATTAGGATATCTATTGTAAAGATGTTGTTATTTCTCACACAAAGGTTTTTGATCCAGGAAACTGAGAATTATAATGGCCTGAACTTGGAAGGGTTACAAGAGGAATTCGAGGGGAACAAGGATGCTACGCGTGCCTTGATGCGTGTCAAGCAAAAACTTGATGGCTATGATGGCGGTGAGATGAGAAGCATACATGGCCAGGtaatgtttttgatatataaatcaaaGGTTAAAACAGCACACGCTAACTTGTTTACTGATTGTATTTGCTCAACACTTATTGCTCTGTAGGCACAGCAACTAATACAAGATGCAATTGACACAGATCGTTTGTCACATATGTTCCCTGGCTGGGGAGCTTGGATGTAAACCCCCCTTCTACATGTTCCAATTTTTTGTCTGAATAGAGAaatctttatgtaaaggtgaaaATTCTCGCTACCAAATTTTGTCTAACTTATTAGGGGAGAGAGCATGCTTGTAGTACAGTACAAGATGTAAACATgcttataatatattacttcTTTTACTCTATGTTCTCTACAGTGAGTTGGCTCATAGACGAGAGAAGGTAAAAGAAgttttgtttacaaacaagttcatttTCTTGCAATTAAACTGAGACTTTGCATTACAAAAGACAAGTTTTACAAACATACATAAAGAATCATATCTATAGATCGTTGGTTGGAAGTGAACCCATTAGAATAGTGgtttctttgtcttgttttgattttccaaaaaaatctgagAGGAATCGTAGAGGCAAGACAGACATAGAATCTGATTTCTTCTCCGATACTTGCAGCTCTCGAGGGCTCTTGTTCGGCTTTAATTGTGCTCCGTAATGGCAGGTTGACTTGAGAGTCTTGCTAAGCATCTCTTGTGGAAAACTGAGCCGCATGACCGGCATTTGTTAACCTAATCTTGCTCCTAATCATTGCATTCATTTCATATTTGagaatatttaatattttaaaaagtaaacatattataatatatttacgtttttaaaaaaaaattaagatgttataaatatttaaatttttatagaatgtttaaattattatatatatttgaactccgtcgaaaatttaaaatattataatatatatttaaagtctataaaatatttaagtaatatttatatttttactcttaaaaattttaaaatataaaaaagttttagttaaacccgttaaaacatgtatttttatcaaactataaattaaattggttttttacaattttttcacTTTGTAATCGTCCCAAAAAGCAAATGTGTGTAATTGCGAGATGTCTTTGCCTTTCTAAAATAGTTACGTGTAGGTTATATACGTGCAATAGtccaaactaaaacaaaattaaaatctgatatttggatttaataCCTTTAAGCATACCGCTATCGCTTAAAAACTGTAAAACGATCATTGTATATCTGTTACCGTGCAAATGGTTAACGATGTCTAAACAACAtagttatctaaatatgttttaacatttACCATGTAAGTAAACTAAATATACTACTTAACACTATTTTGTGTTGGATTAAAACATCTGAGAGATAGCGCAACCCAGACTATGATAAGAAATAATTGACAATGTGCATTCGTGCACAGGCTTGAACTGGAAAGAAATCCCAAAAAGCTCTCTTGTTTTGGACTTTGGAGGTTGTGGTGTTGGGATCACTTTCTTGTTACTGGATAAAGACGGTCTTGAAATGTTGTGTCACACAACTTGTGTGACTTGTATTTTTGTCATAGCCAAACTTGACCATCTGTTATTTTAAATCATCTATGTATACGGTTTTCCTTTTTGGCCCAGGGAGGGGATCAGATAGAGTTCCAAAAATTTGGTGAAGGAGTAAGCTTTTTTTTACATAAGTGTGATAGACTTTAGAAGCCGTTTTACTGCAACATTACAATTCCATAAATTTTCAGACCAAATATATGTCACTGACCTGACTTCATGCATATCCGTAAGATATATTGTTTACAGTAACAGAAAAAATGTCTCTACTCTCTGTACATAGTTCTAATTAAAGAGGCTATTAGTTCCAAATTCCAATAGTATTACAAGATTCTAAAAGTCTTCAGATTCTGGTTGTTATGTTCAAGTGAAAGACGAtaagttgagatttttttggaaagaagTTGAGTTTGTTTCATCGCTGACACTCTTGATCAGTCTTGAATGTTTAACTTAGCCATGGAACGTGGGAGAGTTTGCATTTAGATACAGCATATAAATCACCTCTTGCCTATGTTACTTGATGCCTGCTTTGACACTTTTGAATTGGTGACTAGTATTGTGTACAGCTGCAGTGCAGTAAAACTCCTCCTACTTGTATTCATATCGACCTAACTTAAGGTATTGTCTGTGTCTGTGATGATGTAGGTATGGTGGTAAATATTCTCTTTCTCCCCCGACTTGACATTCTTACAGCATCCGGCATTGACTTTTGTTGTCAACAGGGAGAGTAGACATTAATTTCTTTACATTTTACATCGTTGttatattattgtcaaattAATTCAAGCTATTATTAAATATAAGTCTATGTCGAATTAGTTGTGGTGAagatataattagttaattagcTGTTCTACTTTTTAACCTGGGAGGGAGTAAGTTACATTAATGGTTCTTCTACtctgttttgttgatattttaaGAATGGCGGCTTCAGGAGAAAGTAGCATCCTTATGGTGCGTTTATTCATACAGTTTGACAAAGAAATATGGGAAAACAagagtgaaaagaaagaagctaaAAAGTACTCTTGGATGTTACGATCTCTCATCTGTATATTATTCAGTACGTATAAACCAACAAGTTCATCATATCCTAAATACATTTTagattaacccctaaaacaaatATCATAAAGAACAGATAGAGATTACAGTGCAGTGCAGAGAGAAATACAGATCAGAGAAATACAGAGAATACAAATCAGTAGTGAGAAGTGCATTTTAGGAATGAAAAGCTTGTAGATGTAACACCTACGTGTGAGAATTATGCATAGAGTGCATCAATGTCAATTTCATTGAAGAaatcagaagagaagaaaagactGTAGTCGTCGTCCAAATCGATCATCGGCATAGCTTGAGATTTAGTCTCATCAACCTCAGAATCAATTGGTAATATTTGATCAAAGTTGTCAGAATCAATCATGGGCAAAGCTTGAGATTGAGTCTCAGGAACCGCAGAATCAAATATTTGATCAAAGTCGAGCCCTTGGTTGCTGCATCCTTCACCCACGTAATCAATCATCGGCATAGCTTGAGATTGAGTCTCATGAACCTCAGAATCAGTTGATAATATCCCTTGGTTGCTGCATCCACCCACGTCGTCGTTTCCACGTAAAGTAAAAGaagcattgttgttgttgttctcctTCTCCACGACGACGTGTTGATGATCTCTTTGCAACTCCTTGAGATCTTGTAACATCCTCTTCATTGAGTCAATCGCGTCAGCCAGTTCCTCCGGATTCTCCGAATTGGCGAGACTCTCGTCttcccaccaaaaccctaaattttcaTCATCGACGTCATCCCGAGTCGGAGTCTGATCAGAGAGGAAAGCAGCGACAACGCTATCCACAGACGAGTGTCCAAACGTGTAGAAAGAGTTGTGTGAATTAGCAGAAACCGGAGTCGCTAAGATTGCAATCTGAGCGTCGGAGAGAAGACAAAGCTCCGACGCTTTGCTGAAAAGGCCCTTACGACGTTTCGAGAATGTAACAGCGCGTGGTTGTTTCccctctatcttcttctctgtatCTATTTTCCTCTTCAAGCCCCCCATTGTTATTATTGATCGATGTTTTCGTTTCGAGAGATCAAATTACGAACCAGAGAGAGACGATCAATTTACAAACtgagtttagggttttctcgtGTTTTTGGCTGTTGCGACTGTTGTGTTGAGAAACAATGTATACTGTAGTATATATAGAGACTTTACCCTcaactctcctttttttttttttccttttttaaccctaaaaatcacctgaactccttttcctttttttttttttttgaacattaagcgtttaattaattaattaatttcttttttaacggcaaattaattttattatatcataaaattgTTACATGATACATTATACATCCATCCAAATACAACTATTGAagcaaataaaggaaattgaaCACAATTTCGATGAAGAAGTGGAAGTAACCCTGCTTTACAAACGAAAGCCTTACAGGCAACAGATGAAATCTGTAAAGTCCCCTCTTCATATACTCGTTAAGGGCTAACACCTTATAGATGAAACTCCCAGATGCTTTTTGCATCACTTTGATTAAACATAAACACTGATATGTTGCTTGAAGTGGATCTTGATCATGTTTTCTGGGATGCCATACACTTTGCTGCCGATTAGTTTCACACATCACCTTACTGTTGTTCCTACGTAGACTTGCCTTTCCGGGATCTCATATTCGCCGACCAAAACACCAATATAGTCTTTGAATCTTATGCTTTATTCCTTCTTCACaagaatattgaaaatattgGTCATCATGGAGAGTTGACAAACTCTTCACGGAGATCACGGGCTTGACTTGAATAAATCCAGTAAAAGAATTCACATTTACTCGCCAAGCAATAATCGGCTCCACTATTGGAGAAATAAGCCAGAAACGATTTCGTTTCAGATCACCAAAGTAAAGGACTCTAATCGAAGTTGATTGCGTTTGATTAATTGTTGATGTCGTTGGAAACAAACTCAGTCTTGATTGACTCTGAATCTGATCAACCCAATTCGCTGGTACAGTCACCAACACAACCATCAccatgagaaagagaaaacaaactgCAATTAGCCATCGTAGAGCACATAGACCTATAATCAAATCAATCGATGTAACCATCTCTGGGAAAGGTGCTTCTGATTTCGGATCTGGCAAcggttttgaaaaaaattggtaaCTGTTTGTCTCAGTTGGGAAAACGATCACAAACATCGCTGCCATCCTGAAGAAGAAATTTAATCGACAAATCTGATGTAATCTCATACTAGTTATCagtaaataagaagaaaaataatgaaaaaactGAACAGGAACCACCGGCAAACGCCGGCGGCCcggaaaaaacaagaagaaaaagtggTTGTGTTTGTTCGCTGGACGCCTCgtaagagaagagagagagaagagagagagctacttccattaattaattaattaattgtttccttttgatgCTAAGCTTCTCAACGTTGGACTTTTGTTGTCACATAGAAAACTTGGTACCATCATGTGTAACCAAATCaaacatttcttctttcttgcatataaagaaaaatcatttaaaagttgaagcatttttttatattgaatcCATGTAAGTAGCTTATAAAACTTACAAGTAAAGAATTTAAAACAATCAACTATGCTACTGACTTGGGCCAATGATGATCAGATCGGATCATATTAGAGAGTTAACCAGTTAAAATAATCTGATGTACGGAACATGGCCAAGATGCATTGATATGTACAAATAAGTATAGAGACATTGCAATGCAGGCACATGGCTAACCGGTCCAAATCCTTGTTCGAAACTGTAACATCACCAGAAGACCTGCTATTGAACCAGGATCTTGGTATGTAAAGCAACATGCTTATAATGTATTACTTCTTTTACTCTATGTTCTCTACAGTGAGTTGACGAGAGAAGGTAAAAGAAGTTTTGTTTACAAAACAAGTTCAATCTCTTGCAATTAAACAGAGGCTTTTACATTACAACAGGCAAgttttacaaacatatataaagaatcaTATCTATAGATCGTTGGTTGGAAGTGAACCCATTAGAATAGTGgtttctttgtcttgttttgaCTTTCCAAATAAACCTGAGAGGAATCGTAGAGGCAAGAGAGACGTAGAATCTGATTTCTTCTCCGATACTTGCAGCTCCCCAGGGCTCTTGTTCGGCTTTAATTGTGCTCCGCAATGGCAGGTTGAGAGTCTTGCTAGGCATCTCTTGTGGAAAACTGAACCGCACGACCGGCATTTGTTAACCTCATCTTTCTCCTAATCATTGCATTCAATATATGTTGGATTAAAACAACATCTGAGAGATAGCGCAATAGAGACAATGAACATGTAGAGGAAAGAAAGTCTAATGCCAGCAAGGCTATGAATTGGTGATCGAGCACCCAAAACTGAGACAATGAAGATGCGTTATATATTCATTGCAAGTGTAAAATGTAAATGCTCACCTGGAATGGAAATATTAAAGAGGATGTGTCGTCACAAGCTTGCCGGGCGTTACAGGGAACCCCCACATCGCAACAAACAAGGCACTGTTCTGTAATATGCTCCAGGATTTTCTTCCTAACGGTCTCCACGATTGCAGGAAGTGCTGCCATTTTTAAGGGTAATGTTAAAAACGCCAGAAAATAGATCAAAAGTTTAATATTAAACAAGTAGCAGCGTGGGATTGACTTGTAATTCAGTTGAGAAGATGTGTCAGCATGTGCAAAGCATGAGGGAAAATATGCATGTCTCAGCATGAGCGCAGACAAACATGAACATTAAATCTtggttcaaaaaaaagaaattcaccTGCAAATGGCCCTTTAGAAAGATCAACTAGATCtctcaaagcaaaaaaatcagTGCTCTCAAGAAGGTATCTCCGAGAACTGAGTCCTTTGTTGAGTGTCTTGCGGAATGGGCAGCGTACATATGGAAGCATAATGGTTATTCTTTTCCGGACGCTCATAATATGGTTGAGTGCAGGGACCTTTGAAGACAGAAAAGGATTGACCGCACTGACACAAAGCATAGGCTGCAGAACAAGATTTGTCAGACAACCATATCCAGGCGCAGTAAAGGTATTGCAAAGGAATCTGTTCTACCTCAGCACTCAGTATCCAAAAATGACAATAAATCACACCAAATATAACTAGACCTAAATTTACCTGCTCATGTATGGAGTCCAGATATGATTTTGCCAATTGAGAAACTGGATAACGATTAAAATCCCAATGATGTAACACTGTTGCT from Camelina sativa cultivar DH55 chromosome 9, Cs, whole genome shotgun sequence encodes:
- the LOC104715392 gene encoding agamous-like MADS-box protein AGL97; the encoded protein is MGGLKRKIDTEKKIEGKQPRAVTFSKRRKGLFSKASELCLLSDAQIAILATPVSANSHNSFYTFGHSSVDSVVAAFLSDQTPTRDDVDDENLGFWWEDESLANSENPEELADAIDSMKRMLQDLKELQRDHQHVVVEKENNNNNASFTLRGNDDVGGCSNQGILSTDSEVHETQSQAMPMIDYVGEGCSNQGLDFDQIFDSAVPETQSQALPMIDSDNFDQILPIDSEVDETKSQAMPMIDLDDDYSLFFSSDFFNEIDIDALYA